Proteins found in one Pelmatolapia mariae isolate MD_Pm_ZW linkage group LG7, Pm_UMD_F_2, whole genome shotgun sequence genomic segment:
- the cetn3 gene encoding centrin-3 isoform X2 — protein sequence MSLSLRTELMADKTKRKKRRELTEDQKHEIKEAFELFDTDKDKEIDYHELKVAMRALGFEVKKVDVLKILKDYDREGNGKITFEDFSEVVTDRILERDPKEEIMKAFKLFDDDESGKISLRNLRRVARELGENISDEELRSMIEEFDTDGDGEINQEEFLTIMGGDS from the exons ATGAGCCTGTCTCTGAG AACGGAGCTCATGGCAGACAAAACCAAGCGTAAGAAGAGGAGAGAGCTCACTGAGGATCAGAAACATGAAATCAAAGAAGCATTTGAGTTGTTTGACACAGACAAGGACAAAGAAATTGACTACCACGAGCTGAAG GTGGCAATGCGTGCACTCGGCTTTGAAGTGAAGAAAGTGGATGTTCTCAAGATCCTTAAGGATTATGACAGAGAGGGAAATGGGAAAATAACATTCGAGGACTTCAGTGAAGTTG TGACTGATCGCATCCTAGAGCGAGACCCGAAAGAGGAGATCATGAAAGCCTTTAAGCTGTTTGATGATGACGAATCAGGAAAGATCAGTTTGAGGAACCTGAGACGTGTGGCTCGGGAACTTGGGGAGAATATCAGCGATGAAGAGCTTCGCAGCATGATTGAGGAGTTCGATACTGACGGAGATGGTGAAA TAAACCAGGAGGAGTTCCTTACAATTATGGGCGGGGACTCCTGA
- the LOC134631950 gene encoding uncharacterized protein LOC134631950: MQRRLTTQQALEMILSEVNPCDSDGEDLELQPDSDSELSDQSSDEETASQPKKRACLGTETAKDGTVWREEQVGTCLPFTPIEAYAADGEPTAKARKSISSRLQSFLCFITLDMLHSIQEWTIQHAQQMEHVHWFMDLPELMAFIAIVILRGVTRVPSLRDCWSANLGNPQIIGTMPRNRFQDIMRHLRFDDRSTRSDRAKTDKFAAISSVWGSFVTNCITCYNPGLHITVDEHLFPSKTRCCFLQYIASKPDKFGIKFWVACDLKSKYICNVLPYLGKDPNRPSGERLSENVVMRLMEPFLDKGRNVTTDNFFTSLSLAQKLLRRKTTILGTVNKIRREIPQSARHTDRNEFTTQVFSTTAATLTAYAAKRKKTVYILSSMHSVVQTDNTTKRKPNTVTLYNTTKCGVDEMDQMVREYTVRRGTRRWPVAVFYNMIDMAALNAHVLYQACTGTQERRVDFLVELARELANSHMAGKKARKEQLLQTQPSTPSPGKRAMCQVKHKCKNNHATVRCVHCYRYTCGKCRLQIPWQCQDCE; this comes from the exons ATGCAGAGAAGACTCACCACTCAGCAGGCCTTGGAAATGATCCTGAGTGAAGTCAACCCTTGTGACTCGGATGGAGAAGACCTAGAACTTCAGCCGGATTCGGACTCAGAGCTGTCTGATCAGTCTTCAG ATGAGGAGACTGCTTCTCAACCTAAAAAGAGAGCTTGTTTGGGGACTGAGACAGCAAAAGATGGCACAGTGTGGCGTGAAGAACAGGTGGGGACCTGTCTCCCTTTCACCCCAATAGAAGCGTACGCTGCAGATGGAGAGCCAACGGCTAAGGCCAGGAAAAGTATCTCGAGTCGCCTTCAGAGCTTCCTGTGTTTCATCACTCTTGACATGCTTCATAGCATTCAAGAATGGACTATTCAACATGCACAGCAAATGGAGCATGTTCATTGGTTCATGGACCTCCCTGAACTAATGGCATTTATTGCAATTGTCATCTTGCGGGGGGTTACTAGGGTTCCATCActacgtgactgctggtcagcaaacctgggaaacccacagatcattggaactatgccgcgaaaccgcttccaagacatcatgcgacacctacgctttgatgacagatccacccgcagtgatcgagcaaagactgataagttcgctgcaatttccagtgtgtggggatcatttgtcaccaactgcatcacgtgctacaaccctggtctacatatcaccgTTGATGAACACCTTttcccatcaaagactcggtgctgtttcctgcagtatattgcaagtaaacctgacaagtttgggatcaagttttgggtggcttgcgacctaaaatccaagtacatttgcaatgtcctcccatatcttggcaaggaccccaatcgtcccagtggggagagactgtctgaaaatgtagtgatgaggctgatggaaccattcctagacaagggcagaaatgttaccacggacaatttcttcacatcactttcacttgcgcaaaaactccttagacggaaaaccaccatcctcggcacagtcaacaagattcgccgggaaattcctcaatccgctagacacacagatcgcaatgaattcaccactcag gtgttttcaaccactgctgccacgctgacggcgtatgcggccaaacggaagaagacagtctatattcttagcagcatgcacagcgtggttcagactgataacaccaccaaaaggaagccaaacactgtcaccctttacaacaccacaaagtgtggcgtggatgagatggaccagatggtgcgggagtacactgtccgcagaggaacacggcgctggccagttgccgtgttctataacatgattgacatggcagcactgaatgcacatgtgctgtatcaagcatgcaccgggacgcaggaaagacgggtggacttcctggtggagcttgcaagagagttggctaactctcatatggctgggaagaaggcaagaaaagaacagttgcttcagacacaaccctccacacctagccctggaaaaagagccatgtgtcaggtcaaacacaaatgcaagaacaatcatgccactgtgcgatgtgttcactgctacagatacacatgtggtaaatgcagactacagataccatggcagtgccaggattgtgagtga
- the cetn3 gene encoding centrin-3 isoform X1, whose amino-acid sequence MLHLSLSRTELMADKTKRKKRRELTEDQKHEIKEAFELFDTDKDKEIDYHELKVAMRALGFEVKKVDVLKILKDYDREGNGKITFEDFSEVVTDRILERDPKEEIMKAFKLFDDDESGKISLRNLRRVARELGENISDEELRSMIEEFDTDGDGEINQEEFLTIMGGDS is encoded by the exons ATGCTGCATCTGTCTCTCTCCAGAACGGAGCTCATGGCAGACAAAACCAAGCGTAAGAAGAGGAGAGAGCTCACTGAGGATCAGAAACATGAAATCAAAGAAGCATTTGAGTTGTTTGACACAGACAAGGACAAAGAAATTGACTACCACGAGCTGAAG GTGGCAATGCGTGCACTCGGCTTTGAAGTGAAGAAAGTGGATGTTCTCAAGATCCTTAAGGATTATGACAGAGAGGGAAATGGGAAAATAACATTCGAGGACTTCAGTGAAGTTG TGACTGATCGCATCCTAGAGCGAGACCCGAAAGAGGAGATCATGAAAGCCTTTAAGCTGTTTGATGATGACGAATCAGGAAAGATCAGTTTGAGGAACCTGAGACGTGTGGCTCGGGAACTTGGGGAGAATATCAGCGATGAAGAGCTTCGCAGCATGATTGAGGAGTTCGATACTGACGGAGATGGTGAAA TAAACCAGGAGGAGTTCCTTACAATTATGGGCGGGGACTCCTGA